One stretch of Leadbetterella byssophila DSM 17132 DNA includes these proteins:
- the dnaN gene encoding DNA polymerase III subunit beta — MKFIVSSTELLKNLSYISGVIAPNPIVPILENFLFELDQNKLVVTASDMQTVMVAELDVNSSDVASIAIPARLLMDTLKSLPEQPITVNLNTDTFGVEIVTSTGRFKITGENPLDFPRPPQVNKNFNIELNSDVLAAAINNTIFATSTDDLRPAMTGVFMDIQSDHTTFVATDGHRLIRYRRNDIQSSTDNRLILPRKALNLLKSSLPSDVVPVVTEFSSSNAFFSFGNIKLICRLIDERYPDYDNVIPKANPYKLIVERSTFLATLKRISIFSNKTTHQIRLKMEPNELTISAEDLDYSNEAVEKIACEFDGELLEIGFNAKFLSEMLSNLSSSTVMMELSQPNRAGLIVPTSKQDNEDILMLVMPVMLNSYN; from the coding sequence ATGAAATTTATCGTTTCAAGTACGGAACTCTTAAAAAACCTTTCATATATAAGCGGAGTGATAGCCCCAAACCCTATCGTTCCCATCCTAGAAAACTTTTTGTTTGAACTTGATCAGAATAAATTGGTGGTCACTGCTTCTGATATGCAAACCGTCATGGTGGCTGAATTAGACGTTAATTCATCAGATGTAGCCTCTATAGCTATTCCTGCTCGTCTATTAATGGACACCTTGAAAAGCTTACCGGAGCAACCTATCACGGTTAACTTAAATACGGATACCTTCGGAGTGGAAATTGTAACTTCTACTGGTAGATTTAAGATTACGGGAGAGAATCCATTGGATTTCCCAAGACCTCCTCAAGTGAACAAGAATTTCAATATTGAATTAAATTCTGACGTATTAGCGGCAGCTATAAATAATACCATTTTCGCCACAAGTACTGACGACTTACGTCCGGCTATGACTGGGGTATTCATGGATATCCAGTCTGACCATACTACATTTGTGGCTACTGATGGGCATCGTTTGATTCGATACAGAAGAAACGATATCCAATCTTCTACAGATAACCGTTTAATTCTACCTAGAAAGGCCTTGAACTTGTTGAAAAGCTCATTGCCATCTGATGTAGTTCCTGTGGTTACTGAATTTAGTAGCTCTAATGCCTTCTTTAGCTTTGGCAATATCAAATTGATCTGTAGATTGATTGATGAGCGCTACCCGGATTATGATAATGTGATTCCAAAAGCTAACCCTTACAAGTTGATCGTAGAAAGATCTACTTTTTTAGCTACGCTAAAACGTATCTCTATCTTCTCTAACAAGACAACTCACCAAATTCGCTTGAAAATGGAGCCAAATGAGTTGACCATCTCTGCTGAAGATTTAGATTATTCAAACGAAGCGGTAGAAAAGATTGCTTGTGAATTCGATGGGGAACTGCTTGAAATAGGATTCAATGCTAAATTCCTTTCGGAAATGCTAAGTAACCTATCCTCTTCTACCGTTATGATGGAATTATCTCAGCCTAACCGTGCCGGATTGATCGTTCCAACTTCCAAACAGGATAATGAAGATATTCTCATGCTGGTAATG